From Polynucleobacter difficilis, a single genomic window includes:
- the nuoI gene encoding NADH-quinone oxidoreductase subunit NuoI, which yields MFKRINQFLSSLMLKDILTGMAITGKYLFKPKFTVQYPEEKTPQSPRFRGLHALRRYPNGEERCIACKLCEAVCPAMAISIESDQRDDGTRRTTRYDIDLTKCIFCGFCEEACPVDAIVETNIFEYFGDKRGDLYFTKDMLLAVGDQYEKDIAANRAADAPYR from the coding sequence ATGTTTAAACGGATTAATCAGTTCTTAAGTAGCTTAATGTTGAAAGACATTTTGACCGGGATGGCGATCACCGGAAAATACCTTTTCAAGCCGAAATTTACGGTGCAATATCCTGAAGAGAAGACGCCGCAGTCACCTCGTTTTCGTGGTCTGCATGCATTGCGCCGTTATCCGAATGGGGAAGAGCGTTGCATCGCTTGTAAATTATGCGAGGCTGTTTGCCCAGCCATGGCGATCTCGATTGAATCGGATCAGCGCGACGATGGAACGCGCCGGACTACGCGCTATGACATCGATTTAACCAAGTGTATTTTTTGCGGTTTCTGTGAAGAAGCCTGTCCGGTTGATGCGATTGTCGAAACCAATATTTTTGAGTACTTTGGAGATAAGCGGGGCGATTTGTATTTCACGAAAGATATGTTGCTCGCGGTCGGCGACCAGTATGAAAAAGACATTGCTGCTAACCGCGCCGCTGATGCTCCCTATCGCTAA
- a CDS encoding NADH-quinone oxidoreductase subunit J, whose protein sequence is MTFEPATLFAIFFYAFAGILVLAALQVITSRNPVNSALFLMLSFFCASGLWMLLRAEFLSLVLILVYVGAVMVLFLFVVMMLDLDLAHLRRDFKKYLPVAFLIGAVIVMELSIVLIRGFIGTTVPLQPMMEEMGGVSNTQALGRLVFVDYVYAFEIAGLILLVAIIAAVALTLRRRKDSKSQIIADQVAVNPADRMRMVKMDSEMDAKQDQRGKTGGDQK, encoded by the coding sequence ATGACATTCGAACCCGCAACCCTCTTTGCTATTTTCTTTTATGCCTTCGCCGGCATTTTGGTGCTTGCTGCCTTACAGGTGATTACGTCGCGCAATCCGGTGAACTCTGCCTTGTTTCTGATGCTGTCCTTCTTTTGCGCATCCGGATTGTGGATGCTCCTGCGTGCAGAATTTTTAAGTCTCGTACTGATTTTGGTTTACGTTGGCGCAGTCATGGTCTTATTCTTGTTTGTGGTGATGATGCTGGATTTGGATTTGGCGCACCTGCGTCGGGATTTTAAGAAATACTTGCCCGTTGCCTTTTTAATCGGCGCCGTCATTGTGATGGAGCTATCGATCGTATTGATTCGGGGCTTTATTGGCACCACAGTACCTTTGCAGCCAATGATGGAAGAGATGGGCGGCGTATCCAATACCCAAGCCCTTGGGCGCCTGGTGTTTGTTGATTATGTTTACGCCTTTGAAATCGCCGGATTGATTCTCTTGGTTGCAATCATTGCAGCGGTTGCGCTGACCCTGCGCCGCCGTAAAGACTCTAAATCCCAAATCATTGCCGATCAGGTTGCGGTGAACCCAGCAGATCGTATGCGCATGGTGAAGATGGATTCAGAAATGGATGCGAAGCAGGATCAGCGTGGCAAAACGGGCGGAGATCAAAAATGA
- the nuoK gene encoding NADH-quinone oxidoreductase subunit NuoK has translation MTVTLAHFLVLSAILFAISVVGIFLNRRNIIILLMAIELMLLSVNMNFIAFSYYLGDMAGQVFVFFILTVAAAEAAIGLAILVALFRKFDSINAEELDHLKG, from the coding sequence ATGACTGTAACGCTTGCCCATTTCTTAGTCTTAAGCGCCATCCTGTTTGCGATTAGCGTCGTTGGCATTTTCCTAAATCGCCGCAACATCATCATTTTGTTGATGGCAATCGAGCTCATGCTCCTGTCCGTCAATATGAACTTCATTGCCTTCTCCTATTACTTAGGTGACATGGCCGGTCAAGTGTTTGTGTTTTTCATTTTGACCGTAGCGGCTGCTGAGGCCGCAATTGGTCTGGCGATTTTGGTTGCCTTGTTCCGTAAATTCGATTCGATCAATGCTGAAGAGCTTGATCACCTCAAAGGCTAG
- the nuoL gene encoding NADH-quinone oxidoreductase subunit L codes for MELTLTIPVLCAIPLAPLIGSMLVGFFGTGFLGKQLSRGACQTIAILGVTIAFVLSCNVLMQVMDGFYFNGSVYRWMQLGEFSFDIGFLIDPLSAVMMVVVTFVSLMVHIYTIGYMAEEEGYNRFFSYISLFTFAMLMLVMSNNLLQLFFGWEAVGVVSYLLIGFYYERQTAVFANMKAFLVNRVGDFGFILGIGLLLAGTGSMNYDAIFAQNTVLAAQTLPGTDWNLVTVACICLFIGAMGKSAQFPLHVWLPDSMEGPTPISALIHAATMVTAGIFMVSRMSPLFELSDVALSFILVIGSITALFMGFLGIVQTDIKRVVAYSTLSQLGFMTIALGVSAYPIAIFHLMTHAFFKALLFLGAGSVILGMHHEQDMRKMGGLWKYMPVTCLMMLLGSLALIGTPFFSGFYSKDSIIEAVAASTIPGSGFALFAVMASVFVTALYSFRLYFYVFHGKERFGHDDHGHHAHDDHGHDDHAHHGLAPGQKPHESPLVVTIPLILLAIPSVIIGFYTIDPLLFGSFFGDSIFIDIAKHPVMKDLAQAFHGPVAMAMHAFSTPVLLLVVLGVLTAAIGYLWVPSLPAKVSEALAPIKKLLDHKYYLDELNQTVFAKGMLWFGGIFWHRGDEKIIDGFFVNGSAHMVGRFSGIVRRLQSGYLYHYAFAMILGVIALLTWVLYTYIYIAY; via the coding sequence ATGGAACTGACCCTTACTATTCCCGTACTCTGCGCCATACCCCTTGCGCCATTAATCGGCAGCATGTTGGTGGGATTTTTTGGTACTGGCTTCTTAGGTAAGCAGCTTAGCCGCGGCGCCTGCCAAACCATTGCTATTTTGGGTGTGACGATTGCATTCGTTTTGTCTTGCAATGTGTTGATGCAAGTAATGGACGGTTTTTACTTCAATGGCTCGGTATATCGCTGGATGCAATTGGGCGAGTTTAGCTTTGATATTGGCTTCTTGATTGACCCCCTCAGTGCGGTGATGATGGTGGTGGTGACCTTTGTTTCGTTAATGGTGCACATTTACACTATTGGCTATATGGCAGAGGAGGAGGGCTACAACCGCTTCTTCTCCTATATCTCCTTGTTTACGTTTGCCATGCTCATGCTGGTTATGAGTAATAACTTGCTGCAGCTCTTCTTTGGCTGGGAGGCGGTAGGTGTTGTTTCTTATTTGCTGATTGGCTTTTACTACGAGCGCCAAACAGCCGTCTTTGCCAATATGAAGGCTTTCTTGGTCAACCGTGTGGGTGACTTTGGATTCATTTTGGGCATTGGCTTGCTCTTGGCCGGTACTGGCTCCATGAACTACGATGCGATTTTTGCCCAAAATACGGTCCTCGCTGCGCAGACTCTGCCAGGTACCGATTGGAATCTGGTCACGGTTGCTTGCATTTGCCTCTTTATTGGCGCCATGGGTAAATCAGCCCAGTTTCCCTTGCACGTCTGGCTGCCGGATTCGATGGAAGGCCCAACCCCAATCTCTGCTTTGATTCATGCCGCAACCATGGTGACTGCCGGTATTTTTATGGTGAGCCGGATGTCGCCTCTGTTTGAGTTGTCGGATGTGGCGCTCAGCTTTATCTTGGTGATTGGCTCTATTACCGCTTTATTCATGGGCTTTCTGGGCATCGTGCAAACCGACATCAAGCGGGTGGTTGCGTATTCCACCTTGTCGCAGTTGGGTTTCATGACAATCGCTTTGGGTGTTTCTGCTTATCCGATTGCGATCTTCCATTTAATGACCCATGCCTTCTTTAAGGCGCTCTTGTTCTTAGGGGCGGGTAGTGTGATTTTGGGCATGCACCACGAACAAGACATGCGCAAAATGGGTGGGCTATGGAAGTACATGCCGGTAACCTGCTTAATGATGCTCTTGGGTAGCTTGGCCTTGATCGGTACGCCGTTCTTCTCAGGCTTTTATTCCAAAGATTCGATTATTGAAGCGGTTGCTGCGAGCACGATTCCAGGATCCGGTTTTGCTTTGTTTGCGGTGATGGCCAGCGTCTTTGTTACGGCCCTGTATTCCTTCCGTCTATATTTCTATGTCTTCCATGGCAAAGAGCGCTTTGGCCATGACGACCATGGTCACCACGCACATGATGATCACGGCCATGACGATCATGCGCATCACGGTTTGGCACCAGGCCAAAAACCACACGAATCGCCTTTAGTTGTGACGATTCCACTCATCCTCTTGGCAATCCCTTCGGTCATCATTGGTTTTTACACCATTGACCCCTTGCTCTTCGGTAGCTTCTTTGGCGATTCGATCTTTATTGATATTGCCAAGCATCCCGTCATGAAAGACTTGGCGCAGGCATTCCATGGGCCGGTTGCCATGGCGATGCATGCATTCAGTACACCGGTATTGTTGCTCGTGGTCTTGGGCGTGCTCACTGCTGCGATTGGCTATTTGTGGGTGCCTAGCTTGCCCGCTAAGGTATCGGAAGCCTTGGCTCCGATCAAGAAATTGCTTGATCACAAGTATTACCTCGATGAATTGAATCAAACTGTCTTTGCAAAAGGCATGCTGTGGTTTGGCGGAATTTTTTGGCACCGCGGCGACGAAAAGATCATTGATGGCTTCTTTGTTAATGGTAGCGCCCACATGGTCGGCCGTTTTTCAGGGATTGTGCGACGCCTGCAGTCGGGCTATCTCTACCACTATGCATTTGCCATGATCCTTGGCGTCATTGCGTTGTTGACCTGGGTCTTGTACACCTATATTTATATTGCCTATTAA
- the nuoH gene encoding NADH-quinone oxidoreductase subunit NuoH encodes MTELLNTVNAFGSELLGSFWPLVWTLLKIVAIVLPMFAAVAYMTLWERKLIGWMHIRLGPNRTGPLGLLQPIADAIKLLLKEIVSPTRSNKVLFIVAPVMVIMPAFASWAVIPFQADLVLADVNAGLLYIIAISSIGVYGVILAGWASNSKYPFLAAMRASAQMISYEIAMGFALVTVLIISGSLNLSKIVLLQDTGIFADMGLNFLSWNWLPLLPMFLIYFISGVAETNRHPFDVVEGESEIVAGHMVEYSGMAYAMFFLAEYANMIMIAALTSILFLGGWLPIVDLPILRDIPGFFWLFAKTFFILSCFIWLRATLPRYRYDQIMRLGWKIFIPLAVFWVVLVGAWVVSPWNIWN; translated from the coding sequence ATGACAGAGCTACTCAATACCGTGAATGCCTTTGGGTCTGAATTACTCGGATCTTTTTGGCCGCTGGTGTGGACATTACTGAAGATCGTCGCGATCGTCTTGCCGATGTTTGCTGCAGTTGCCTACATGACCCTGTGGGAGCGCAAACTGATTGGTTGGATGCACATTCGCCTTGGCCCGAATCGCACTGGCCCATTGGGTTTACTGCAGCCCATCGCTGATGCGATTAAGTTGCTGCTCAAAGAAATCGTTTCACCGACCCGCTCGAACAAAGTGCTGTTTATTGTTGCGCCAGTAATGGTCATCATGCCCGCATTTGCATCCTGGGCAGTGATTCCGTTTCAGGCTGATTTAGTCCTGGCCGACGTCAATGCCGGCCTCTTGTACATCATTGCGATTTCATCGATCGGTGTATATGGCGTGATCTTGGCTGGCTGGGCATCGAACTCCAAGTACCCGTTCTTGGCAGCGATGCGCGCTTCGGCGCAAATGATTTCCTATGAAATCGCCATGGGCTTTGCGTTGGTCACCGTTCTTATTATTTCAGGCTCACTCAATCTGAGCAAAATCGTGCTGCTGCAAGATACCGGCATCTTTGCTGACATGGGACTTAATTTCCTGTCGTGGAACTGGTTGCCTTTGTTGCCCATGTTCTTGATTTACTTTATCTCCGGTGTTGCCGAAACCAATCGCCATCCCTTTGACGTGGTGGAAGGGGAGTCCGAGATTGTGGCTGGTCACATGGTTGAGTATTCGGGTATGGCATACGCCATGTTCTTCTTGGCGGAATACGCCAACATGATCATGATTGCTGCGCTTACCTCGATTCTGTTCTTGGGTGGTTGGTTACCCATTGTTGATTTGCCCATCTTGCGCGATATCCCTGGATTCTTTTGGCTGTTTGCCAAAACCTTCTTTATTTTGTCCTGCTTTATTTGGCTGCGGGCGACCTTACCCCGTTATCGCTATGACCAAATCATGCGCCTAGGCTGGAAGATTTTTATTCCCTTGGCTGTTTTCTGGGTGGTGTTGGTGGGTGCTTGGGTTGTTTCCCCATGGAATATTTGGAACTAG